A section of the Anabaena cylindrica PCC 7122 genome encodes:
- the rnhA gene encoding ribonuclease HI — MSTQPIIQSIYTDGACTGNPGPGGWGVVVYFQDGSIHEMGDASSHTTNNKMEMQAAIAALEFLETSGQTQPITLYTDSEYLINSVTKWMPGWKKKGWKKSDGNPVQNQDLLETLDQLNSRLVKWQHVRGHSGNIGNERCDVIARSFASGKIPSLQQLSSGNVYQTLPNTKELNVIKGSDSAINSTKINKNILESSTFPSDTTTMEPSTASAATTTDEKPSEMRVLQLRNLVETLRIADEISEKGYLITSSELADLMDVHASAVTSRGDQWRWRNWIVSRVRREGNQILWELERGDQLESEAD, encoded by the coding sequence ATGTCTACTCAACCCATAATTCAAAGCATATATACAGATGGTGCTTGCACCGGCAACCCTGGACCTGGAGGTTGGGGTGTCGTTGTCTACTTCCAAGATGGCTCAATTCACGAAATGGGAGATGCATCGAGCCATACCACCAATAATAAAATGGAAATGCAAGCAGCGATCGCAGCCTTGGAATTTCTGGAAACATCTGGACAAACTCAACCCATCACCCTCTACACCGATAGCGAATATCTGATCAACTCCGTTACCAAATGGATGCCAGGCTGGAAAAAGAAAGGCTGGAAAAAGTCAGATGGCAACCCAGTCCAAAACCAAGACCTTTTAGAAACCCTCGACCAACTCAACAGCCGACTCGTAAAATGGCAACACGTGCGCGGACATTCTGGTAACATAGGTAACGAACGTTGTGATGTGATTGCTCGCTCCTTTGCCAGCGGCAAAATCCCATCTCTTCAACAATTATCCTCTGGAAATGTTTACCAAACTTTACCCAACACGAAGGAACTAAATGTAATAAAAGGATCTGATTCTGCAATAAACTCCACAAAAATTAACAAAAACATTCTCGAAAGCAGTACTTTTCCATCAGACACAACCACTATGGAACCATCTACAGCATCAGCTGCAACTACAACCGATGAAAAACCTTCTGAAATGAGAGTTTTACAACTTCGCAACTTGGTTGAAACTCTGCGGATTGCTGACGAAATTTCTGAAAAAGGCTACTTAATCACTAGTTCTGAACTAGCAGACCTGATGGATGTCCACGCCAGTGCCGTCACCAGTCGGGGAGACCAGTGGCGTTGGCGCAACTGGATAGTTTCACGGGTACGACGTGAAGGTAATCAAATTCTGTGGGAATTAGAACGAGGTGATCAACTAGAAAGTGAAGCTGACTGA
- a CDS encoding PPC domain-containing protein yields the protein MSIVFAAALQKIIIPPASILAIGISINTAFAQKNYLYSPIPLNSNIELTDTLSINDIPTGQGGFARDYTVKLNKGDNLAIDLSSENFDSIITLLAPDGSTVSENDDGPDGTSNSLLFARINETGTYIVRVRSFGETGVGTYKLKVTKLQPVK from the coding sequence ATGAGTATAGTTTTTGCAGCGGCTTTACAAAAAATTATTATCCCTCCTGCTTCCATACTAGCTATAGGTATTAGCATCAATACAGCTTTTGCTCAAAAAAATTATTTGTATAGTCCCATTCCTTTAAATAGTAATATAGAACTTACTGATACTTTATCAATCAATGATATTCCCACAGGTCAAGGTGGATTTGCTCGTGATTACACAGTGAAGTTAAATAAAGGTGATAATCTAGCAATTGATTTATCGTCAGAAAACTTTGACAGCATTATTACACTATTAGCACCTGATGGTTCAACAGTGTCAGAAAATGATGATGGACCAGATGGTACTAGCAATTCTCTCTTATTTGCTCGCATCAACGAAACAGGAACCTACATCGTTCGCGTCCGTTCTTTTGGGGAAACTGGAGTGGGTACATATAAACTTAAAGTGACAAAACTGCAACCAGTGAAATAA
- a CDS encoding helix-turn-helix domain-containing protein has product MLKADVNNPDGGWKDQAIGDVFKISTRTIERFRQRFVEESLENALVPHPISS; this is encoded by the coding sequence TTGCTGAAGGCAGATGTAAATAATCCAGATGGGGGATGGAAAGATCAAGCTATCGGCGACGTTTTCAAAATTAGTACCAGAACGATTGAACGTTTCCGGCAGAGGTTTGTGGAAGAAAGTTTAGAGAATGCCCTTGTACCTCATCCAATTAGTTCTTGA
- a CDS encoding GNAT family N-acetyltransferase, protein MKQYYQDFLIRNWQESDDRTQAAEVIRFVLSEYGLGWEPNGADRDVLQIEECYLATGGEFWVIEHQNKIVGTGAYYPIKRGEKAVEIRKMYLLPNVRGLGLGKYLLHALETAIISRGFQQIWIETASFLTEAVILYENNGYIPTTGVETQRCDRIYVKYLQTNKEKDTTP, encoded by the coding sequence ATGAAACAATATTACCAAGATTTTTTAATTCGTAATTGGCAGGAAAGCGATGATCGCACACAAGCCGCAGAAGTCATTCGTTTTGTACTATCAGAATATGGTTTAGGTTGGGAACCTAACGGTGCGGACAGAGATGTATTGCAAATAGAAGAATGTTATTTAGCTACCGGGGGCGAATTTTGGGTAATTGAACACCAAAATAAAATAGTAGGTACAGGGGCATATTATCCTATTAAACGGGGTGAAAAAGCCGTAGAAATCCGCAAAATGTATCTTTTACCTAATGTGCGCGGTTTAGGTTTAGGGAAATATTTGTTACACGCGCTAGAAACAGCGATCATATCCCGTGGATTTCAGCAAATTTGGATAGAAACCGCCAGTTTCTTAACAGAAGCCGTCATTTTGTATGAAAATAATGGTTACATCCCTACCACAGGAGTAGAAACACAAAGGTGCGATCGCATTTATGTTAAATACCTTCAGACTAATAAAGAAAAGGATACAACCCCATAA
- a CDS encoding Uma2 family endonuclease: MYQIDPPLSPQEVLPTMYDLPSENQEEPGLPDEFHLLQPELLRSTFRPPNYTEDNVFTGSDLNLYYDSRHTQWYKRPDWFAVLGVSRFYQETELRLSYVTWQEGVNPFVAIELVSPGTEAEDLGRSLREVNQPPNKWSVYEQILRIPYYFVYNRYRDEFNCFGLVMSRYQPLPINGLGVWLEEAELGLGLWHGEYQGLTRLWLRWYDRDNNWLPTPVEQEKQLAEQEKHRAEQEKHRAEQEKHRAEQEKHRADLAEAELAKLRQLLAEKGVNL, from the coding sequence ATGTATCAAATAGATCCACCATTATCTCCTCAAGAAGTATTGCCAACTATGTATGATTTACCTAGTGAAAATCAGGAGGAACCAGGATTGCCAGATGAATTTCACCTATTACAACCAGAATTACTACGCAGTACATTTCGTCCGCCCAACTATACTGAAGATAATGTATTTACAGGTAGTGATTTAAACTTATATTATGATTCCCGCCATACCCAATGGTATAAACGCCCAGATTGGTTTGCAGTATTGGGGGTATCTCGATTTTATCAAGAAACAGAACTCCGATTAAGTTACGTTACTTGGCAGGAGGGAGTAAATCCTTTTGTCGCTATAGAATTGGTATCACCAGGTACAGAAGCGGAAGATTTAGGGAGAAGTTTAAGGGAAGTTAATCAACCTCCTAATAAATGGTCTGTTTATGAACAAATCCTGAGAATCCCTTATTATTTTGTTTATAACCGTTATAGAGATGAGTTTAATTGTTTCGGGTTGGTAATGAGTCGTTATCAACCTTTGCCCATCAATGGACTAGGAGTATGGTTAGAAGAAGCAGAATTGGGTTTAGGATTATGGCATGGAGAATATCAAGGATTAACCAGATTGTGGCTACGTTGGTATGATCGAGATAATAACTGGTTGCCTACACCAGTAGAACAAGAAAAACAACTTGCAGAACAGGAAAAACACCGCGCAGAACAGGAAAAACACCGCGCAGAACAGGAAAAACACCGCGCAGAACAGGAAAAACACCGCGCAGATTTAGCCGAAGCAGAATTAGCTAAATTAAGACAGTTACTAGCAGAAAAAGGGGTTAATTTATAG
- the smc gene encoding chromosome segregation protein SMC, giving the protein MVYVKRVELTNFKSFGGTTSVPLLPGCTVISGPNGSGKSNILDALLFCLGLASSKGMRAERLPDLVNNAQKHKGRSSLEASVTVTFDLGDDVSRKGAKAQSEEADGQGAGGRGDEEVGEVREEENSSQSPVLNPQSPVPSPQSPREWSVTRRLRVTPQGTYTSNYYINGVGCTLTELHEQLQDLRVYPEGYNVVLQGDVTSIISMNARERREIIDELAGVAAYDRRIIQAKSTLDEVKEKEDSCRIIETELTVQRDRLAQDKAKAERYQKLKTEFVQKQSWEAVLSWRSLQAQQEKLTAQIQTGDRNFTDFTTQLTTANAEIIQKTAELDELNIRVKALGEDELLSVQSHLATQEAERKQLQRQQRDLETALQESARRLIQTQQEIQQYQLSLTQAVQQQNVETLQVTNLQQERNDAQQALDSSRQAAAEIATASEAWVQQQTALNRQIETLLQTLEPQRTEQAQLQERNTQLQQLIEEQSQLIATLEPELAQKQAECAGVETEFHRSSEPIQKLAENLAATEQELQIQQETQKRLLQEQREKQRQLDKLEAQTQAQQEVQGTQASKVILQSGMPGLCGLVVQLGTVDPRYQLALEISAGGRLGHIVVEDDSIASAGIELLKQKRAGRATFLPLNKIKTSKAIQDATLRYADGFVNYAADLVECDRRYRDVFNYVFGNTVVFASLPQARKQLGLYRIVTLQGELLETSGAMTGGSNTQRSALRFGTGEPSESEEVVNLRTRLVDIERVLERCGEAIANLASRTKLLTLELTETRQARREQQLKLEQLQKDVKALTAQLEATRAQLAQNTEKFTTAQSRLQVLDRELPGQESQLQELRHTLSELESSQTPSEWQQIQVIIKTQEQQLQQKETALRDLQQQLKNLENQQQRLQEKIQEAETRVLEYQQEQSTFNSQQSTVNSQLVELNNQISAIQVSLKKMEENLGEEKKKRDITETEVRSLLLRQQQLQWEIEKLQETQEKRREELTALQTQLRELGAELPSPVPEVPNQVDLEELQKELRSLSKRLQAMEPVNMLALEDHEKVQSRLQELTDKLQTLEAERTELLLRIENFTTLRQIAFKEAFDAVNENFQTIFATLSDGDGYLQLDNTEDPFNSGLNLVAHPKGKPVQRLASMSGGEKSLTALSFIFSLQRYRPSPFYAFDEVDMFLDGANVERLAKMIKQQAEQAQFIVVSLRRPMIESAQRTIGVTQARGAYTQVLGIKLSDR; this is encoded by the coding sequence ATGGTGTACGTCAAGCGCGTTGAACTTACCAATTTTAAATCCTTCGGCGGTACTACTTCTGTCCCTTTGCTGCCGGGGTGTACTGTCATATCTGGGCCTAATGGTTCGGGTAAATCCAATATTCTCGATGCTTTGCTGTTTTGTTTGGGGCTGGCTAGTTCTAAGGGTATGCGGGCTGAACGTTTGCCGGATTTGGTAAATAATGCTCAAAAGCATAAGGGACGTTCGTCACTTGAAGCTAGTGTGACGGTGACTTTTGATTTGGGGGATGATGTCTCACGCAAAGGCGCAAAGGCGCAAAGTGAAGAGGCAGATGGGCAGGGTGCAGGGGGCAGGGGGGATGAGGAAGTTGGGGAAGTAAGAGAAGAGGAGAATAGTTCCCAGTCCCCAGTCCTCAATCCCCAGTCCCCAGTCCCCAGTCCCCAGTCCCCAAGAGAATGGAGTGTTACTCGACGGTTAAGGGTTACTCCTCAAGGGACTTATACGTCGAATTATTATATCAATGGTGTTGGTTGTACTCTGACGGAGTTGCATGAGCAATTACAGGATTTGCGGGTTTATCCTGAAGGGTATAATGTGGTGTTGCAAGGTGATGTGACTAGCATTATCTCGATGAATGCGCGGGAACGTCGGGAAATTATTGATGAGTTGGCTGGGGTGGCTGCGTATGATCGAAGGATTATCCAAGCTAAGTCAACTTTGGATGAGGTGAAGGAAAAGGAAGATAGTTGTCGAATTATTGAGACTGAATTAACTGTACAACGCGATCGCTTGGCACAAGATAAGGCTAAGGCGGAAAGATATCAAAAGCTAAAAACGGAGTTTGTACAGAAGCAGTCTTGGGAAGCGGTTCTATCTTGGCGTTCTCTGCAAGCACAGCAGGAAAAGTTAACGGCGCAAATTCAAACAGGCGATCGCAATTTTACCGATTTTACTACTCAATTAACAACTGCTAATGCGGAAATTATTCAAAAAACTGCTGAACTTGACGAACTCAATATCCGCGTTAAAGCTTTGGGAGAAGATGAACTTTTATCTGTACAGTCTCACCTCGCTACTCAAGAGGCTGAACGTAAACAACTCCAGCGTCAACAACGAGATTTAGAAACGGCTTTACAAGAATCTGCAAGGCGTTTAATTCAAACTCAGCAAGAAATTCAGCAATATCAGTTGTCTCTCACTCAAGCTGTACAACAACAAAATGTTGAAACTTTGCAGGTGACGAATTTACAACAAGAACGAAATGACGCACAACAAGCTTTAGATTCTTCTCGTCAAGCAGCTGCAGAAATTGCGACTGCTTCGGAAGCGTGGGTACAGCAACAAACGGCATTAAATCGGCAAATTGAGACTTTGTTGCAAACTCTTGAACCCCAACGCACTGAACAAGCACAACTACAAGAACGAAATACTCAGCTACAGCAACTTATTGAGGAACAATCTCAGCTAATTGCTACTTTAGAACCTGAATTGGCTCAAAAACAAGCTGAATGTGCAGGAGTGGAAACAGAATTTCATCGTTCTAGTGAACCTATCCAAAAATTAGCTGAAAATCTCGCTGCTACTGAACAAGAGTTACAAATTCAACAAGAAACCCAAAAGCGTCTTTTGCAAGAACAGCGGGAAAAACAACGTCAATTAGATAAATTAGAAGCACAAACCCAGGCACAACAAGAGGTACAAGGGACACAGGCGAGTAAGGTAATTTTACAGTCAGGAATGCCTGGTTTATGTGGTTTGGTTGTGCAGTTGGGAACGGTAGATCCTCGTTATCAGTTGGCGTTAGAAATCTCTGCTGGTGGACGTTTGGGGCATATTGTAGTGGAAGATGATAGCATTGCTTCGGCAGGTATTGAACTCCTCAAACAAAAACGCGCCGGTAGAGCAACTTTTTTACCTTTGAATAAAATTAAAACATCGAAAGCTATTCAAGATGCAACTTTGCGTTATGCTGATGGCTTTGTTAATTATGCTGCTGATTTGGTGGAGTGCGATCGCCGTTATCGAGATGTGTTTAACTATGTTTTTGGTAATACGGTAGTTTTTGCCAGTCTCCCACAAGCGCGAAAACAGCTAGGTTTATATCGCATTGTCACTTTACAAGGGGAATTGTTAGAAACTAGCGGGGCGATGACTGGGGGAAGTAATACTCAGCGTTCAGCTTTGCGTTTTGGTACGGGAGAACCTTCTGAATCTGAAGAAGTAGTAAATTTAAGAACTCGCTTGGTAGATATTGAACGCGTTTTAGAACGTTGTGGAGAAGCGATCGCTAATTTAGCCAGTCGGACTAAACTTCTGACGCTAGAACTGACGGAAACTCGCCAAGCAAGACGGGAACAGCAGTTAAAGTTGGAACAGTTGCAGAAAGATGTGAAGGCTTTGACAGCGCAATTAGAAGCTACACGCGCTCAACTTGCCCAAAATACTGAAAAATTCACCACTGCACAATCTCGTTTGCAAGTTTTAGATCGGGAATTACCGGGACAAGAATCTCAACTGCAAGAATTAAGACATACATTGTCTGAGTTGGAATCTTCCCAAACCCCTAGCGAATGGCAACAAATCCAAGTAATCATTAAAACCCAAGAGCAACAATTACAACAAAAGGAAACTGCTTTAAGGGATTTACAACAACAATTAAAAAATCTCGAAAATCAACAACAGCGATTACAAGAAAAAATCCAAGAAGCAGAAACGCGGGTTTTAGAATATCAGCAAGAACAGTCAACTTTTAACAGTCAACAGTCAACAGTCAACAGTCAACTAGTAGAACTGAATAATCAAATTAGTGCAATTCAAGTTAGTTTGAAGAAAATGGAGGAAAACTTAGGAGAAGAGAAGAAGAAAAGGGATATTACAGAAACCGAAGTGCGATCGCTTTTATTGCGTCAACAACAACTACAATGGGAAATTGAAAAACTCCAAGAAACCCAGGAAAAACGCCGGGAAGAACTAACAGCACTGCAAACCCAATTGCGAGAATTAGGTGCAGAATTACCAAGTCCTGTTCCAGAAGTTCCGAATCAAGTCGATTTAGAAGAACTACAAAAAGAATTGCGAAGTTTATCCAAACGCTTACAGGCGATGGAACCTGTGAATATGTTAGCGTTAGAAGACCATGAAAAAGTCCAAAGCCGTCTCCAAGAACTCACAGATAAACTGCAAACATTAGAAGCAGAACGCACAGAATTACTTTTACGAATTGAAAACTTTACCACCTTACGCCAAATTGCCTTCAAAGAAGCTTTCGACGCAGTAAACGAAAACTTCCAAACTATTTTTGCCACCCTTTCCGACGGTGACGGCTACCTACAACTTGATAATACAGAAGATCCCTTTAACAGTGGTTTAAACCTAGTTGCACACCCCAAAGGTAAACCTGTACAAAGATTGGCTTCTATGTCTGGAGGAGAGAAATCTTTAACAGCATTAAGTTTTATCTTTTCCCTACAACGCTATCGTCCATCTCCATTTTACGCCTTTGACGAAGTAGATATGTTTTTAGATGGTGCAAACGTCGAACGATTAGCCAAAATGATTAAACAACAAGCAGAACAAGCCCAATTCATTGTTGTGAGTTTGCGCCGTCCGATGATAGAATCAGCGCAACGCACAATCGGTGTAACTCAAGCTAGAGGCGCATATACTCAAGTTTTGGGGATTAAGTTAAGTGACAGATGA
- a CDS encoding ComF family protein, producing the protein MTIFKSLLNLFLQANCPLCQRSTESELCQYCTKQLQSCHLKNPHYLWQQPLPVFSLGSYGGALKRAIAAMKYDNQPQIARLLGNYLGEAWLLHTPSANQNPVIVPIPLHPKRLKERGYNQAALIAQGFCQTTGLKLQLNGLERIKDTKAQFSVSGFERENNLADAFSVGSDFRRHPNAPVLLVDDIYTTGATAKSAVSALNQNGISVLGLAAVAITIKDRST; encoded by the coding sequence ATGACCATATTCAAAAGCTTACTAAATCTCTTTCTGCAAGCCAATTGCCCCTTATGTCAACGCAGCACAGAAAGCGAACTATGTCAATATTGTACCAAGCAACTGCAAAGTTGTCATCTCAAAAATCCTCACTATTTATGGCAACAACCATTACCAGTATTTAGTTTGGGTAGTTATGGAGGTGCGTTAAAAAGAGCGATCGCTGCCATGAAATATGACAATCAACCCCAAATTGCCAGACTTTTAGGTAATTATTTAGGGGAAGCATGGTTATTACATACTCCATCAGCAAATCAAAACCCTGTAATTGTACCCATTCCACTCCATCCCAAAAGACTCAAAGAAAGAGGTTATAACCAAGCTGCACTAATAGCTCAAGGATTCTGTCAAACAACGGGTTTAAAGCTACAATTAAATGGGTTAGAAAGAATTAAAGATACAAAAGCGCAGTTTAGCGTTTCCGGTTTCGAGCGAGAAAACAACCTCGCAGATGCTTTTTCTGTAGGATCAGATTTTCGTCGTCATCCAAATGCACCAGTACTACTAGTAGATGATATTTATACAACAGGTGCAACCGCCAAATCTGCTGTGTCTGCACTCAATCAAAATGGCATATCTGTCCTTGGGTTAGCTGCTGTTGCCATTACCATCAAAGATAGATCAACCTAG